Proteins encoded within one genomic window of Paenarthrobacter sp. JL.01a:
- a CDS encoding DNA alkylation repair protein → MAGTNVLQASVADILAELAALEDPRAREINEKHGDDHGVNLGKLRAIAKRLKVQPDLARELWATGGTAARLLSLLICRPKSYEQDELDGMLRESRTPKVHDWLVNYVVKKSPAAEDLRVAWFSDPDPVVASAGWALTSERIVKKPEGLDLGKLLDIIESNMKEAPERLQWAMNNCLAQIGIEHPEHRARALDIGERLEVLKDYPTPPNCTSPFAPVWINEMVKRQAGG, encoded by the coding sequence ATGGCCGGAACAAATGTGCTGCAAGCCTCGGTTGCCGACATCCTGGCGGAACTTGCTGCCTTGGAGGATCCCCGCGCCCGCGAAATAAACGAAAAGCACGGCGACGATCACGGAGTAAATCTCGGAAAACTGCGGGCCATAGCCAAGCGGCTCAAGGTCCAGCCCGACTTGGCCCGGGAACTGTGGGCTACGGGCGGAACCGCCGCCCGATTGCTTTCTCTCCTGATCTGCCGGCCAAAGTCGTATGAACAAGACGAATTGGACGGCATGCTGCGGGAGTCCCGTACACCCAAGGTGCACGATTGGCTGGTGAATTACGTGGTCAAGAAAAGTCCAGCAGCCGAAGATCTGCGGGTGGCTTGGTTTTCCGACCCCGATCCTGTGGTGGCCAGCGCGGGCTGGGCATTAACCTCAGAACGCATCGTCAAAAAGCCCGAGGGCCTGGACCTGGGGAAATTGCTGGACATTATTGAGTCGAATATGAAAGAAGCTCCGGAGCGTTTGCAGTGGGCAATGAACAATTGCCTGGCGCAGATCGGAATTGAGCACCCGGAGCATCGTGCCCGCGCACTGGATATCGGCGAGCGTCTGGAAGTGCTGAAAGACTACCCAACCCCGCCGAACTGCACTTCCCCGTTTGCCCCTGTCTGGATCAATGAGATGGTCAAGCGCCAAGCCGGCGGCTAG
- a CDS encoding PfkB family carbohydrate kinase has translation MTSTASPMSEPLDVVVVGEALIDIVQSPDGQAEYPGGSPTNVAYGLGRLDVKAGLLTAIGRDQRGDAVAAHLHSAGVVLLPGSQSMGKTATATARIAADGSAAYTFDIEWALAPLALPYAPRILHTGSIATFLEPGAGSVRSLLEQAQGGCMVTYDPNIRTDLLGSHHEALTTFEEIVPLTDVVRMSASDAHWLYPGKALEDIASHLLALGTTLAVMTEGAKGSLMATRHIQLRVRAVPSTVADTIGAGDSYMSALIMGLLLRGSDGLAPTVLERIGNIASMAAAITVRRRGANPPTHRELLAEMAR, from the coding sequence ATGACTTCCACCGCTTCCCCCATGTCTGAACCTCTCGACGTCGTCGTGGTGGGTGAGGCGCTGATCGATATTGTGCAGTCGCCCGACGGGCAGGCCGAGTACCCCGGCGGATCGCCCACCAACGTCGCCTATGGCTTGGGCCGGCTGGATGTGAAAGCCGGCCTGCTGACAGCGATCGGCCGGGACCAGCGCGGGGACGCCGTAGCCGCCCACCTGCACAGCGCCGGCGTGGTGCTGTTGCCCGGCTCCCAGTCGATGGGAAAAACCGCGACGGCGACAGCCCGGATAGCTGCCGACGGCTCGGCAGCCTACACCTTCGACATCGAGTGGGCGCTGGCTCCGCTTGCCCTGCCGTATGCACCGAGGATCCTGCACACGGGGTCCATCGCCACCTTCCTGGAACCAGGGGCGGGGTCGGTCCGGAGCTTGTTGGAGCAGGCGCAGGGCGGATGCATGGTCACGTACGATCCCAACATCCGCACTGATCTCCTGGGCAGCCACCACGAGGCACTGACCACGTTTGAAGAAATTGTTCCGCTGACTGATGTTGTCAGGATGAGCGCCTCCGACGCCCATTGGCTCTACCCCGGCAAGGCCCTGGAAGACATCGCGAGCCACCTCTTGGCGCTTGGCACCACGTTGGCAGTCATGACCGAGGGCGCGAAGGGCTCGTTGATGGCCACACGCCACATACAGCTTCGGGTCCGCGCTGTGCCATCAACCGTGGCAGACACCATTGGTGCCGGTGATTCCTACATGTCGGCACTGATCATGGGGCTGTTGCTCCGTGGCAGCGACGGGCTTGCGCCCACAGTGCTTGAACGGATCGGCAACATCGCGTCGATGGCTGCGGCCATTACGGTGAGGCGGCGCGGAGCCAACCCTCCCACGCACCGGGAGCTGCTGGCGGAGATGGCCCGCTAG
- a CDS encoding carbohydrate ABC transporter permease, translated as MSTATASRTSTNPVERPKRAFNWGSLRTYISAVVILIWCLAPFYWMVVTAFRDVGYTFDTTPFFTHVTWDNFATVFDESLGNHFGRNLLNSLIVGAVTTVVALLVGVFAAYALARLNFRFKFVVLGFILGASMFPGVALVTPLFQLFTNIGWFGTYQALIIPNISFVLPLTVYTLTSFFREMPWELEEAARIDGCTQGQAFRKVILPLAAPATFTTAILAFIASWNEFLIASQLSNDSTKTVTVAIAYFAGAQPHQEPYTAVMAAGTVVTIPLVVLVLVFQRKIVAGLTAGAVK; from the coding sequence ATGAGCACAGCCACAGCTTCAAGGACGTCCACCAACCCGGTTGAACGGCCCAAACGCGCCTTCAACTGGGGGTCGCTGCGCACCTACATCAGCGCCGTCGTCATTCTCATCTGGTGCCTGGCACCCTTCTACTGGATGGTCGTCACGGCCTTCCGCGATGTTGGATACACCTTCGACACCACGCCGTTCTTCACGCACGTCACGTGGGACAACTTTGCCACCGTATTCGACGAGAGCCTGGGCAACCACTTCGGCCGAAACCTGTTGAACAGCCTCATTGTTGGTGCTGTGACCACAGTGGTGGCACTCCTGGTTGGCGTCTTTGCCGCCTACGCATTGGCCCGGCTGAATTTCCGGTTCAAGTTCGTGGTCCTCGGCTTCATCCTGGGCGCTTCAATGTTCCCGGGCGTCGCCTTGGTAACCCCGCTGTTCCAGCTGTTCACCAACATCGGCTGGTTCGGCACCTACCAGGCGCTGATCATTCCGAACATCTCCTTCGTTCTTCCGCTCACGGTTTACACGCTGACTTCCTTCTTCCGTGAAATGCCGTGGGAGCTCGAGGAAGCGGCAAGGATCGACGGTTGCACGCAGGGACAGGCCTTCCGGAAAGTGATCCTTCCGCTGGCAGCGCCGGCAACGTTTACCACGGCAATCCTGGCCTTCATCGCTTCATGGAATGAATTCCTCATCGCCAGCCAGTTGTCGAATGACTCAACCAAAACGGTCACTGTCGCCATCGCCTACTTCGCTGGTGCACAGCCTCACCAGGAGCCGTACACAGCTGTCATGGCCGCCGGAACCGTGGTCACCATTCCATTGGTGGTCCTGGTGCTGGTCTTCCAGCGCAAGATCGTGGCGGGCCTCACGGCGGGTGCCGTCAAGTGA
- a CDS encoding DMT family transporter — protein sequence MTTTSPAEPGQPSPGLPPRTTPAPGAAISKAGIAAVVVTVVLWASAFVGIRAVGPSFSPGSLTLGRLAVAAVVLGIVVLPTLKVWPRGREWLPIVAYGVMWFGGYNLALNAAEHMLDAGTSAMLINVSPILIAILAGIFLKEGFPRWLLIGSAVAFCGVAMIALGSGQRSTADVTGVLLCLLAAVLASVSAILQKPVLRKFSAGQATWFGIMIGALCCLPWAGQLVSEVQAAPLPATLGLVYLGVFPTAIAFTTWAYALSLISAGKLAATTYLVPGTTILISWAVLQEVPTIWGLIGGVVCLVGVGLTRRKSG from the coding sequence ATGACAACCACTTCCCCGGCCGAACCCGGCCAGCCGTCCCCGGGCTTGCCTCCGCGCACCACCCCCGCGCCAGGAGCAGCCATCAGCAAAGCCGGCATCGCAGCCGTCGTCGTCACGGTCGTGCTCTGGGCTTCGGCCTTCGTCGGCATCCGCGCGGTCGGCCCAAGCTTCTCCCCCGGATCCTTGACCCTGGGACGGTTGGCGGTTGCCGCCGTCGTGCTTGGTATCGTCGTCCTGCCGACCCTGAAAGTCTGGCCGCGCGGCCGGGAGTGGCTGCCGATCGTGGCCTACGGGGTGATGTGGTTCGGCGGCTACAACCTAGCCCTGAACGCCGCCGAACACATGCTCGACGCCGGCACCAGCGCCATGCTGATCAACGTCTCGCCCATCCTCATCGCCATTCTCGCCGGCATCTTCCTCAAAGAGGGCTTCCCCCGTTGGTTGTTGATCGGCAGCGCGGTGGCGTTCTGCGGCGTCGCGATGATCGCCCTCGGTTCGGGACAGCGGTCGACGGCGGATGTCACCGGTGTGTTGTTGTGTCTCCTGGCCGCTGTGCTCGCCTCCGTGAGCGCCATCCTGCAGAAGCCAGTGCTCCGGAAATTCTCCGCAGGCCAGGCAACCTGGTTCGGCATCATGATTGGTGCTCTGTGCTGCCTGCCATGGGCCGGCCAGCTGGTAAGCGAAGTCCAGGCGGCACCGCTGCCGGCAACGCTTGGCCTGGTGTACTTGGGCGTGTTCCCCACCGCCATCGCCTTCACGACGTGGGCCTACGCGCTCTCGTTGATCTCGGCCGGAAAGTTGGCGGCCACCACGTATCTGGTCCCGGGCACGACAATCCTGATTTCGTGGGCTGTCCTCCAGGAAGTTCCCACCATTTGGGGGCTGATCGGTGGCGTGGTCTGCCTGGTGGGCGTCGGCCTGACCCGGCGAAAGTCGGGCTGA
- a CDS encoding DUF6286 domain-containing protein: MTQDQETEKFLAVGPDQSHGASPVAGEDPDMSRILRRETHSSRAAAAVIAAVLVIILCVYALLEAGVRAVGQPPWLVDPTTAAERIIALPAGISPLLLGASGAVIAMVGLIFLLQAVLPGRRARHLLRDPRTAVVVDDEVLASALARRARAAANVTQEQVMVVVSRQTVVVNVRPTSGSRVSREAVLAAVQAELEDMSPVPMPAVRVNLASSGVIGA, from the coding sequence ATGACGCAGGATCAGGAAACGGAGAAGTTCCTGGCTGTCGGCCCGGACCAAAGCCACGGGGCATCCCCTGTCGCAGGCGAAGACCCCGACATGAGCCGTATCTTGCGGCGGGAAACCCACTCGTCGCGGGCCGCTGCAGCGGTCATTGCCGCCGTGCTGGTAATCATCCTCTGCGTGTACGCGTTGCTGGAAGCAGGGGTCCGTGCCGTCGGCCAGCCGCCGTGGCTGGTTGACCCTACCACTGCAGCGGAACGTATCATCGCCCTTCCTGCGGGTATCTCGCCTCTCTTGCTGGGGGCAAGCGGAGCCGTTATCGCTATGGTCGGCCTCATCTTCCTCCTCCAAGCAGTGCTGCCCGGGAGGCGGGCACGCCATTTGCTGCGCGACCCGCGTACCGCCGTCGTGGTTGATGACGAAGTACTTGCCTCGGCGCTGGCCCGTCGAGCGCGGGCGGCTGCCAACGTCACCCAGGAACAAGTCATGGTGGTGGTTTCCCGCCAAACTGTGGTGGTCAACGTCCGGCCAACGTCCGGGAGCAGGGTGAGCCGCGAGGCTGTACTCGCCGCGGTCCAGGCTGAGCTCGAAGACATGTCGCCGGTGCCCATGCCGGCTGTACGGGTCAATCTGGCGTCCTCGGGGGTGATCGGAGCTTGA
- a CDS encoding carbohydrate ABC transporter permease — protein sequence MSTELQKPDAAAAAKHTMPSRESADRKQLTQGRWAYTLLAPSLILLAIVIIYPVLNAIIMSFQKDSGLDPATGFFSEGGPAGFENYTHWLLQQCTAPGGGSVACPPGTLGAQFWDSMGTTFFFTAVTVAFETILGFWMAIIMARAFRGRSLIRAAVLVPWAIPTAVTAKLWFFIFAFEGIANKLFGTQILWTGSEWPAKWAIIIADVWKTTPFMALLILAGLQLIPDEVYEAAKVDGASTWQRFRLITLPLVRPALMVAILFRVLDALRMYDLPAIMTQGANGTTTLSILVVQQIRQGFNTAAALSTITFLVIFLVAFIFVRFLGANAVDAATSSGKAK from the coding sequence ATGTCAACAGAACTACAAAAACCAGACGCGGCGGCGGCTGCCAAACATACGATGCCAAGCCGCGAAAGCGCCGACCGGAAGCAACTCACGCAAGGACGCTGGGCTTACACCCTCCTGGCCCCATCGCTCATCCTTCTGGCCATCGTCATCATCTACCCGGTGCTCAACGCGATCATCATGTCCTTCCAGAAGGACTCGGGTCTGGACCCCGCAACCGGGTTCTTCTCCGAGGGCGGCCCGGCCGGCTTTGAAAACTACACGCACTGGCTGCTGCAGCAATGCACGGCCCCCGGCGGCGGATCCGTTGCCTGCCCTCCGGGCACACTCGGGGCCCAGTTCTGGGATTCCATGGGCACGACGTTCTTCTTCACGGCAGTCACGGTCGCTTTTGAGACCATCCTTGGTTTCTGGATGGCGATCATCATGGCCCGCGCCTTCCGTGGCCGCAGCCTGATCCGTGCAGCCGTCCTGGTTCCGTGGGCCATTCCGACGGCCGTCACCGCCAAGCTCTGGTTCTTCATCTTCGCCTTCGAAGGCATCGCCAACAAGCTGTTCGGAACCCAGATCCTCTGGACCGGTTCGGAATGGCCGGCCAAGTGGGCCATCATCATCGCCGACGTCTGGAAGACAACGCCCTTCATGGCGCTTCTGATCCTGGCCGGTCTGCAACTGATTCCCGATGAAGTCTACGAGGCAGCCAAAGTCGACGGCGCATCCACGTGGCAGCGCTTCCGCTTGATCACGCTGCCGTTGGTCAGGCCTGCACTGATGGTCGCCATCCTGTTCCGCGTCCTGGACGCACTGCGCATGTACGACCTTCCCGCCATCATGACCCAGGGCGCCAATGGCACCACCACGCTGTCCATCCTTGTTGTCCAACAAATCAGACAAGGGTTCAATACAGCGGCGGCGCTATCGACCATTACATTCCTGGTGATCTTCCTTGTGGCCTTTATCTTCGTCCGTTTCCTTGGGGCGAACGCCGTGGATGCAGCCACATCTTCCGGAAAGGCCAAGTGA
- a CDS encoding PKD domain-containing protein gives MPTPAWSTNDDGSQLSAGRGETALTVGGTFVFNPETGKSEPKPGTSPVAEDPYQYMADVHCRSGGSDTPDRGCLTMTCPPKTPGGEAGTPVIWRQAPKSITNPVWTDYPAVSGPTCLYGPQPGNVLADIAARILTDFRQLPVNPGTLQAQPLPHTLKGAPTNLYTSTTEQSFNVTILGQTVHLTAIPTSYTYTFGDGTTLGPTPATGYSIPQSEWLTTDTRTSHAYTDTGNYPASVTTTFTGTYSVNNGPPLPINGTLNLTTPPITIQVWKTERALVADTCEQNPQSWGCPGTEPQ, from the coding sequence ATGCCCACTCCTGCGTGGTCCACCAATGACGACGGTAGCCAGCTCAGCGCCGGTCGAGGCGAAACTGCGCTCACCGTCGGCGGCACATTTGTTTTCAACCCTGAAACTGGGAAGTCTGAACCGAAGCCAGGCACGTCCCCGGTCGCGGAAGATCCTTATCAGTACATGGCCGATGTTCATTGCCGTTCAGGCGGGTCCGACACACCGGACCGTGGCTGCCTCACCATGACCTGCCCGCCGAAAACACCAGGCGGCGAAGCAGGCACACCCGTGATCTGGCGGCAAGCCCCAAAGTCAATCACGAACCCGGTGTGGACGGACTACCCCGCCGTCAGCGGCCCCACCTGCCTCTACGGACCGCAGCCCGGGAACGTCCTGGCCGACATCGCCGCCCGCATCCTCACCGACTTCCGGCAACTCCCCGTCAACCCCGGAACCCTCCAAGCCCAGCCCCTCCCCCACACCCTCAAAGGCGCACCCACCAACCTCTACACCAGCACAACCGAGCAAAGCTTCAACGTCACCATCCTCGGCCAAACAGTCCACCTCACCGCCATACCGACCAGCTACACCTACACCTTCGGCGACGGCACCACCCTCGGACCAACCCCCGCCACCGGCTACTCAATCCCCCAAAGCGAATGGCTCACCACCGACACCCGCACCAGCCACGCCTACACAGACACCGGCAACTACCCGGCATCAGTCACCACCACCTTCACCGGCACCTACTCCGTCAACAACGGCCCACCCCTGCCCATCAACGGAACCCTGAACCTAACCACCCCGCCCATCACCATCCAAGTCTGGAAAACAGAACGAGCCCTCGTCGCCGACACCTGCGAACAAAACCCCCAATCCTGGGGCTGCCCCGGCACAGAACCCCAGTAG
- a CDS encoding DUF2273 domain-containing protein: MSMTVVGIAIGAFVAFMSFSFGLWGFVISLLFMGIGALLGRAADGKLDLRSVLDAITGRRSSS, translated from the coding sequence ATGAGCATGACCGTAGTGGGAATCGCGATCGGAGCCTTCGTGGCTTTCATGTCGTTCTCCTTTGGGCTGTGGGGGTTCGTGATTTCCCTGCTTTTCATGGGAATCGGAGCGCTCCTGGGCCGCGCGGCTGACGGGAAACTGGATCTCCGAAGCGTCCTCGACGCCATTACGGGCCGGCGCTCTTCATCATGA
- a CDS encoding multiprotein-bridging factor 1 family protein — protein sequence MDELEALQTIGRLIKEERLAQGLSQVQLAKQAGTAIKTVRTLESGTRRTQEINQRKLEHALGWRAGSVSEVLKGKSNFAPDMITPDDMRSSDQPRQTGVHIAVPAAPIARASHLSDEELLAELTYRMMQRNRD from the coding sequence GTGGATGAACTCGAAGCACTACAGACCATCGGACGGCTCATCAAAGAGGAGCGCCTTGCCCAGGGTCTGAGCCAGGTGCAGTTGGCCAAACAGGCTGGAACTGCCATCAAGACCGTGCGGACGCTGGAATCAGGCACGCGGCGCACGCAGGAAATCAACCAGCGCAAGCTTGAGCACGCGCTGGGTTGGCGCGCCGGATCGGTGTCCGAGGTACTCAAGGGCAAGTCGAATTTCGCACCGGACATGATTACGCCGGACGATATGCGTTCAAGCGATCAGCCCCGGCAAACAGGGGTCCACATCGCAGTTCCTGCGGCCCCCATAGCGCGGGCCTCGCACCTGTCCGATGAAGAACTCCTGGCCGAGCTCACCTACCGGATGATGCAGCGCAACAGAGACTGA
- a CDS encoding DUF6318 family protein, protein MSRVTFAALLVAAAVLLAGCQGGPGPSPSGQGTTPAPTFSVSVPAASATPTAVAGVYKPADANGKAQNVPVPVMPELAKENSKAGLEAFIGYWYATYSYATETGDLGPWIRTTDTSNTVAAAYKKALERNYSDGRWMVGGKITTPAIDIAWTAGAATQEARVQVLQSGIQYFNADGTQGREPTPPSNIAEAVFLKFTAGSWLVTDNGLIVG, encoded by the coding sequence ATGTCACGCGTTACGTTTGCCGCTTTACTCGTCGCGGCCGCCGTGCTTCTCGCCGGCTGCCAGGGCGGGCCCGGTCCCTCTCCTTCAGGACAGGGCACGACGCCGGCGCCCACCTTCAGCGTCTCGGTTCCGGCGGCCTCGGCTACTCCTACGGCGGTTGCGGGGGTTTACAAGCCCGCGGATGCGAACGGCAAGGCCCAGAATGTGCCCGTTCCTGTAATGCCTGAGCTGGCAAAGGAGAACTCAAAGGCGGGCCTGGAGGCGTTTATTGGGTACTGGTACGCGACGTACTCGTACGCGACGGAGACCGGTGATCTTGGACCGTGGATTAGGACCACGGACACGTCCAACACGGTGGCGGCCGCATATAAAAAAGCCCTTGAGCGCAACTACTCGGATGGCAGATGGATGGTTGGTGGAAAGATTACAACGCCCGCAATCGACATAGCCTGGACTGCAGGCGCTGCGACCCAAGAGGCTCGAGTTCAAGTCCTTCAAAGCGGAATTCAGTATTTCAACGCGGACGGCACCCAGGGCAGGGAGCCGACCCCCCCGTCAAATATTGCTGAAGCGGTGTTTCTCAAATTCACCGCAGGCTCTTGGCTTGTCACCGACAACGGACTGATCGTCGGTTGA
- a CDS encoding Asp23/Gls24 family envelope stress response protein — protein MEVQNVQPEPVPGGEIPGTGRTIISEAAVAKVAGIAARSVPGVYSLGSGPSRALGAIRDAVGSSDHAAGVRAEVGETQVAVDITLVALYGHPLHGVANQVRAAVYRAVEELVGLQVIEVNIEITDVFIAPPAKQAGAKTVVVEREALQ, from the coding sequence ATGGAAGTCCAGAACGTGCAGCCGGAACCTGTGCCCGGGGGCGAAATTCCCGGGACGGGACGGACCATCATCTCGGAAGCGGCCGTGGCGAAAGTGGCTGGCATCGCCGCCCGTTCAGTGCCCGGGGTCTACTCCCTGGGATCAGGTCCTTCCCGTGCTCTTGGTGCGATCCGTGATGCCGTGGGCAGTTCAGACCACGCCGCGGGTGTCCGGGCCGAAGTCGGCGAAACCCAGGTTGCCGTGGACATCACGTTGGTGGCCCTCTACGGTCATCCCCTGCATGGCGTCGCCAACCAGGTCCGGGCCGCGGTATACCGCGCCGTCGAGGAACTTGTGGGCCTCCAGGTGATCGAAGTGAACATCGAGATCACTGATGTCTTCATCGCGCCGCCAGCCAAACAGGCCGGAGCCAAGACCGTCGTGGTGGAAAGGGAGGCACTCCAATGA
- a CDS encoding LacI family DNA-binding transcriptional regulator: MAKTNERSQRGGHTGVSIEDVAVAAGVSTATVSRAVRGLPRVSPATREKILRVAGELGYVASSSASGLATGRTRTIGVLAPFVSRWFFSKAIEGADRELHSRKYNLSLFNLGGHGSNRERLFSSTMVYKQIDALLVLCMSLTEDELEHLHKIDIPLVVVGGHVEDCAYIGINDYDAASTAVKHLLELGHKDIALLHGDDETDLNFDVPRVRIRAFQEVMSDAGLEVRPEWDQWGDFTVASGQQAFNRLWSQPGRKPTAIFCSSDEMAMGVIFEAGRHGVRVPEDLSVIGIDDHDFSSSLGLTTVGQRPDNQAELATRMLLDELDGNPGAVHSEVAPHHLIIRETTAPPYSSN; encoded by the coding sequence GTGGCAAAGACGAACGAGCGGTCCCAACGCGGCGGCCATACCGGTGTCAGTATCGAAGACGTTGCCGTAGCGGCCGGAGTCTCAACTGCGACTGTCTCCCGGGCAGTGCGGGGCTTGCCACGGGTCTCTCCTGCAACGCGGGAGAAGATCCTCCGGGTGGCCGGTGAACTGGGTTATGTGGCGTCGTCGTCGGCCTCGGGGCTGGCGACGGGCCGCACCCGCACCATTGGCGTCCTGGCTCCATTCGTCAGCCGCTGGTTCTTCTCCAAGGCCATCGAAGGCGCCGACCGTGAGCTCCATTCAAGGAAGTACAACCTCTCCTTATTCAACCTCGGCGGCCACGGCAGCAACCGCGAACGGCTCTTCAGCTCCACCATGGTCTACAAGCAGATCGACGCGCTGCTGGTGCTCTGCATGTCCTTGACCGAGGACGAACTGGAGCATCTCCACAAGATCGACATCCCCTTGGTTGTGGTGGGCGGCCATGTCGAAGATTGCGCGTACATCGGCATCAACGACTATGACGCCGCATCAACCGCGGTAAAGCACCTGCTTGAGCTGGGACACAAGGACATCGCCTTGCTTCATGGCGACGACGAAACGGACTTGAACTTCGACGTTCCCCGCGTGCGCATCCGCGCCTTCCAGGAGGTCATGTCCGACGCCGGTTTGGAAGTACGCCCTGAATGGGACCAATGGGGCGATTTCACGGTGGCCAGTGGGCAACAGGCCTTCAACCGGCTATGGAGCCAACCCGGCCGAAAACCGACAGCAATTTTCTGCTCCTCCGACGAGATGGCCATGGGCGTGATCTTTGAGGCCGGACGGCACGGAGTCAGGGTCCCGGAGGACCTGTCCGTCATCGGAATCGATGATCACGACTTTTCGTCCTCACTCGGCCTGACCACTGTCGGCCAGCGTCCTGACAACCAGGCAGAACTGGCTACCCGGATGCTGCTGGACGAGCTCGACGGCAACCCCGGCGCCGTGCACTCGGAGGTGGCGCCGCACCATCTGATCATCCGCGAGACAACCGCGCCGCCGTACAGTTCAAACTAG
- a CDS encoding ABC transporter substrate-binding protein encodes MKSKKFLLPAAVAGVLALSLTACGGGGGGGGTSSGGASGDAANNLDGRGPITYVQGKDNSNVVRPLIEKWNAAHPNEKVTFKEQSDQADQQHDDLVQNFQAKNANYDVMSVDLIWVAEFAAKGWLQPLKDKTAISTDGMLESTVKSATYNNTLYAAPQSSDGGILYYRGDLVPNPPKTWDEMMKMCDIAKQNNIGCYAGQFQKYEGLTVNAAEAINSAGGKIVDESGKAAVNSSEAKAGLTNLVNAYKDGNIPTEAITFQEEQGRQAFEAGKLLFHRNWPYVYNLAKTDGSSTVKDTFKMAPLPGKDGPGASSLGGHNIAMSVYSKNKATVADFIKFITSEETQRFYATQGSLAPVLTKLYDDQELVTKLPYLPVLKTSIENAVPRPVTPFYPAVTKAVQDNAYAALKGEKTVDSAISDMQAAIESAGAK; translated from the coding sequence ATGAAATCCAAAAAGTTCCTGCTTCCGGCAGCTGTCGCCGGAGTCCTGGCTCTGTCCCTTACCGCCTGTGGTGGCGGCGGGGGCGGCGGCGGCACCAGCTCCGGCGGTGCCAGCGGCGATGCCGCCAACAACCTTGACGGCCGTGGGCCGATCACCTATGTCCAAGGCAAGGACAACAGCAACGTCGTCCGGCCTCTTATTGAAAAGTGGAATGCCGCGCATCCGAACGAGAAGGTGACGTTCAAGGAGCAGTCCGACCAGGCAGACCAACAGCACGATGACCTCGTGCAGAACTTCCAGGCCAAGAACGCCAACTACGACGTCATGAGCGTAGACCTTATCTGGGTCGCGGAATTCGCTGCCAAGGGATGGCTGCAGCCGCTCAAGGACAAGACCGCAATCTCCACGGATGGCATGCTCGAATCCACAGTCAAGAGCGCCACCTACAACAACACCCTCTACGCAGCTCCGCAGAGCTCGGACGGTGGCATCCTCTACTACCGCGGCGACTTGGTGCCCAACCCGCCCAAGACGTGGGACGAGATGATGAAGATGTGCGACATCGCCAAGCAGAACAACATCGGCTGCTACGCAGGCCAGTTCCAGAAGTACGAAGGCCTCACCGTCAACGCCGCTGAAGCCATCAACTCCGCTGGCGGCAAGATTGTCGATGAGTCCGGCAAGGCTGCCGTGAACTCCAGCGAAGCCAAGGCAGGCCTCACCAACCTGGTCAACGCCTACAAGGATGGCAACATCCCTACCGAGGCAATCACCTTCCAGGAAGAGCAGGGACGCCAGGCCTTCGAAGCCGGCAAGCTCCTCTTCCACCGCAACTGGCCATACGTGTACAACCTGGCAAAGACCGATGGTTCGTCCACTGTGAAGGACACGTTCAAGATGGCTCCGCTTCCGGGCAAGGATGGCCCCGGTGCCTCCTCGCTGGGTGGCCACAACATCGCCATGAGCGTGTACTCCAAGAACAAGGCAACGGTTGCGGACTTCATCAAGTTCATCACCAGCGAGGAAACCCAGCGCTTCTACGCTACCCAGGGTTCGCTGGCCCCTGTCCTGACCAAGCTCTATGACGATCAGGAACTCGTGACCAAGCTGCCGTACCTCCCGGTGCTGAAGACGTCCATCGAGAACGCGGTTCCGCGCCCCGTGACGCCGTTCTACCCCGCCGTCACCAAGGCTGTGCAGGATAACGCCTATGCCGCCCTCAAGGGAGAGAAGACCGTGGACTCGGCAATCTCCGACATGCAAGCGGCTATTGAGTCGGCCGGAGCTAAGTAA